The genomic interval GAGAATATATTTGAATGGAAACTTCCAACTAGTACTTGTGGTACCGACTCTACAACAAGCCGAGTTACTGTTACAAGGTTTGCTACACCCTTAATAAAAGAAGTGAAATCTGAAAGAGTATGTGGAGAAGGAAGGGTGAGCTTACATGTTAAAGGGGCAGCCCATTATAACTGGTATACAAACGTGAGCTCTACAGAACCTATTTCAACTGATTCTATTTTTATCACACCTGTGCTGACGGTCTCTACAACCTATTATGTAGCTGCTATTGAATCGGGTTGTGAAGGGCCAAGAATACCTGTAGAAGCATTAATTATTCCCATTCCTAAATCACCTACAATAATTCAAAAAACAGCTGATAGTTTGTATTGCCCGATAGAAGCTACAAGTTATGAATGGTTTATGGATGGAGTAGCCTTGAATACACATGATCAAAGTATTAGTGCAGATAAGTCAGGAAAGTATACGGTTAAGATTACGGTCAATAATTGTACATCTGCACTGTCTGAAGTTTTTAATTATGAAAAAATACCAACGGGCATTAATGAGGAGATAGACTTAAAGATAAAAGTCTACCCTAATCCTTCATCTGGAATAGTTACCCTATGGATGGAGTTAACAAATGAAACCTCCGTTGAACTAAGTATTTTTGACTCATTTGGAAGAGAAATACTCAAAGAAAAACATGGCGCTAAAAATTATGTGATCGAAAAAAAGATTGATTTATCAAGTTTTGGGAAAGGTCTTTTTGTTGTGAGAATACAAACCAAACAAGGACTATTAATTAAACGAATTATTATTCAGTAAGGAGAGATAAAATAAATTACCCCTTGTGTAAACTTTATATATGGGCCAGAGGTGATAAATATTCTCCTCTCAATAGTAGACATATAACTTATTGTTTTCCCTTTTGTCAGTATTCACTATTCACTGGAATATCATAGGAGTAATGATAACTTCCCCAATAGTGAAACTTCAATGAGTAAGAGGGGAAAATGAACTTCAATGTCATTTCCCTTTAGCCCATTTTTTATTTAGTAAAGCCAAAAGGGGCTATGGTGAGACAATAAAGCAGGCAAGAAGGTGAGTGTAGATTGAGAAAACCTTTTTCTGTTTTTACGTATATACTATTTGTTTTAAACCTTATAAATATGAACATACGCATTATTTCTCAAACAGAGGAGTTGTTTAAAGAAGTAGAAGATATCAAGGTTGAAGGGTATGGGATAGAAAAGATAGAAAATGTAAAAATGATCGTTGAGCAAGCAATGGAGAAAACCAATACCACCGTGTTCTTGGCTGCAGGGGATCCTTACGAACAAAAAGAATTAGAATCCGGCTTAGATACACTTCTTTCAGGATTTGAGCAGATCAAACATCCTCATTTATTTTAATTAAGTATTTAAATAACTACTCCTGCCCATGTATTTGGTGGCAAAAAATTAGAGAAGCTACTACATAGAAATAAGTATATCAACAAACCACCATAAAACACTGCACGACTACATTTACCAAAAGCTACTAACTTTAAACCCTTTCTACCTCTTTTTTCACTTGGTCTGACCTGTAGGCATCATAGTCTTCCTATTACAGGCATGGATAGATTGGTCTGACTACTTTATTGCTTTTATTTTTCGACAGACTTCGATGCTATACTTAAGTTACCTGAAAGGGGTAGTTAATTTAACTCCTCTTTCTGTTCACTTTAAAACTGTCTAAATTTTAAGGGAGGATGCCAAAACCAACAGAATTAAATCATGACAACTGAAAACATACTTTATTCCTACTTGAAAGTTGTGAAAGAATTAGTTTATGACAAATGCGGTTTAAGGCTTACAAACCTACAACTGAATTTAGAAAGTGTGCAATATGGTGCCTGCACATTTGATGTTAACGGAAAAAGAGTTGAACACAGAGTTTCTAAAATTACTCCAACAAAGACCGGACAATTTGTAACTCTTTGGAAACGAAACAAGAATGGGATAACCAAACCTTTTGACATGTTGGATGATATGGATTTTGTCGTGATTACATCAAAAAGTGGTGATAACATGGGACAATTTATTTTTCCAAAGTCAGTTTTGGCAGATAAAGGAATTATTTCACAAAATGAAAAAGGTGGGAAACGTGGAATTAGGGTTTATCCCTTGTGGGACAAGGTAACTAATAAACAAGCAGAAAAAACTCAACGTTGGCAGACAAAATATTTCGTAACAATTAAGAGCGATGGTTCTGCCGACCTTGACTTGACCAAGAAATTATTTGACAAAACAAACAAAAGCTAAGAATGCAAAACGCAAAGAACCACCAACAAGGGTTTTGCCTCAGCAGGGTTGAGGTGCAAAATTCATCAGCAGTAATTGGTCAGGCTATTTGTTTTTGGGATAGATACCAAGAAGAAAAATTTACTTTAAGTCAGATTCTTTACCTTACGATTGAGTTTTGCTAAAGGGGTATATCTGTTTACTTGATTTTTACTATAATTTTAGTTGATGTTTGTGCGTAACTTACTGCTTAACAGCTACATTCAATCCACTTCACCTCCATACCCCACAACTACTACAGAAACTTCTACCACTTGATCTACCTGAAGCCCCACTCTTATCAATAGAACCCTTATGTCTGCTGGTCTGGTTTCAAAAAAGCTGAATCTAATTGGGAGGGAATGCGTTAGAAAAAGGAATTATTTTATACGTATTGTAGAATATTCCTTCAAAGATGATGCGGGCAGAAAAGAGCTCTTTTTCTAATAGAGAAGCACAACAAATCATTCAATACTTGCCTGATCCTTGCCTGCTTCTCTCTGTGGAGGGCTATATCCTGGCAGCAAGCCAAGCCTTTTACCTCATTACTGATACCGATGAAAAGATACTAGGTGAATTCCTCTTTGATGTGTTTCCTGAAAATCCGGATTCACCTCAGGTGAATGCAGTCTCCTCCCTTCAATATTCTTTTATGGAAGCGGTCTGCAGCAAACAGCCCCACCATATACCCTTGCAGCAATATGATATTCCCAAAGGAGGGAAACCAAGCGATGGATTTATTAGGAAATTCTGGAGGGCGGTCAATGTACCAGTCCTCGATGAGCAGGGGCAGGTGAAGTATATCTTGCATAGAACAGAGGATGTCACAGAGCAGATCAATGATAAAAAACAAATCAAAGACCTGACTGCCCTCACCGAAGAACTATTAATGCAGGAACAGTTGGCTAGACAGGAGGCAGAACGTCAGCGGGAATATGTTTTCAACCTTTTGATGCAAACCCCTGTGGCCATTGCCATTTATGAGGGCAGTAATTTTGTAGTCCGCTTTGCCAATGAAAAGCTGCTGGAGTTTGCCGGAAGAAGCCGGGAGCAAATCCTTGATAGATCTCTTTTCGAAGCTATCCCTGAAATAGCTCAACATGGATTTGAAGTCGCGCTTAAAAAGGTGTATACCAGCGGAGAATCCCTGGTTCAATTCGATGTGTCAGTCAGACTAACAAGACACCAAACCCCAGAGCAGGCCTATTTTCACATTATCTATAATCCTTTCCGCAATTTGCAAGGGGAGATTGTTGGGGTGATTGTTGCCTGTACGGAGATCACAGGGCAAGTTGAAGCCAAAGAGAAACTAGTGCAAATCATGCAGGATTTAAAGGAGCGGAATTTTGAGCTTGACCAGTTTGTCTATAAAACATCTCATGATTTGCGAGCACCGCTGATGACCATCTTAGGGCTGGTGCGTTTAATAAAAGGAGAACCACTACCGGATTCAGTATCGCAATATGTAGATTTGATAGAAAACAGGGTTAACAAACTCGATGGCTTTATCAAATCTACTCTGGACTATTCTCGCAATACCCGCACGGATGTTGAGTATGAGAAAATTGATTTGAACGGTCTTGTCAAAGAGACCTTTGCTGCTTTGGAACTGATGAAGAATTTCGAGCGGCTAGCTATTTCCCTTCACATAGCCGATGGAGATTTTTACTCAGATTTATTCAGGCTCCGCATTATCTTTTCCAATCTGATTTCCAATGCTGTCAAGTACATGGATACTAGCAAAGCGGAGAATTGTCTCAATATTACCATAAAAGTAGATGATAAACTAGCAAAAATTCACCTCTATGACAATGGCATGGGCATTGAGAAGGCCTACCAGGACCATATTTTTGGCATGTTTTTTCGGGCTACTGAGCAATCAGAAGGCTCGGGGTTGGGACTCTATATTGTCAGACAGGCTGTGATGGCCCTGAAAGGCACTATCACCTTTCGAAGTAAGCCCGGAAAGGGCACGCATTTTCTCGTTATTCTACCAAACAGAATGGTGAATTAAACCCTGGATATCCACAAAATAATGGAGAATAGAAAGAGAGCATATTTAAATACCTGTTTCTTATGTTTTAGAGAACGGAAGTTAAATTTACTTCCCTCTCGCCCATATGTTCAGTTTCACTAAAGGGGGAGTTAATTTAACCTCCTAATTCTGTTCCCTGCTATTGTCTTTGAGCAGAAGGTCTTATACCTGCTAAGCAGCAGCGGAAAAATTAAATTCCAATTGTATTTCCTGTGCCTTCTGGCTGATTGCTGTTATAAACTTGCCTGTTAAAAGAATAAATAGTAAAGAAAACAAGGCAAGCAAGGTAAGCCCAATGGTAGGGAGTAATTTCAGGTATCTGTTGTTGAGGTATATGAAAAGAGCCGATGGCATAATTAATAGGCAACTGATATCGAGTATGCGCATGTAGAGGTTGGGTTTTATTATTTATTTGCGAAAATGACTATTATTCCCCCTGTCCAAGAGAAAACCCCCTCTTTCCATTAAATGTATAGAGGTTTTCGGTTTTGATGATTTCCAGACCGGCTCGCGAGAGCACTTCCTGTAGGGAAAGCAACCTTGAATATTCCAGGGGAACATATAAAGGGTCTGCATTCTCTGTTACTGTCCCTTCGGCCACAAAGCGGCATCTCCAGTGATCGGTACAAAAGGTTTCTGCATGCCCTTGTGGATACACTTTTACACCCCGGTTGGTGATCATCTTTAACTTCAGGCCGGCAGGCGTTAACCCCGTAAGCTGATCGCCTAACTGATCGGGTGAAATATTGTCATGGCAAACAAAAATATCAGCTCCGACCAGTTGCTTGTGGTTCACAGGTCTTTGATAAGGTAGTACAACAAAGGGTTTGGGTGCATGGCTGCTATGATTAACCTTTGGAAAATAAGCCGGATATGTATCCAGGTTACCGATCACCTGGTCGGCAAACTGCTGGGTGCCCACCTTTGCTTTACTTACGCCTTGCCGGAAAATATCTGCCGTATGCGAGCCGCTTTCAATCGTAGCCAGCCAAGCGTTATGTATCCTTTCGGCTACCCTGTTTTGTCCGATATGCATCAGCATCAGAATGGATGCCTGTATCAACCCGGACGGGTTGGCTATATTTTTCCCGGCTATATCCGGGGCAGATCCATGAATGGCCTCAAACATGGTGCAATGGTCTCCGATATTGGCCGAGCCTGCCAGACCTACAGAACCTGCTATCTGGGCTACTACATCAGAAATAATATCCCCATACAGGTTCAGGGTAACCACTACATCATACTTTTCCGGTTGATCAGCCAGCAGGGCAGCGCCGATGTCTATAATCTGATGCTCCTTTTCAATTTCCGGATACTGGGCACCTATCTGCTGGAAGGTCTGGTAAAACAAGCCATCGGTGAGTTTCATGATGTTGTTTTTGGTCATGCAGGTCACTTTTTTCCTGCCATACGTTTTGGCATATTCAAAGGCATAGCGGATAATTTTTTCGCATCCCGGACGGGTAATCAGTTTAAGGCATTGCACGACATCGGCTGACTGTTGATGCTCTATGCCGGCATATACATCTTCCTCATTCTCCCGGATGATGATTACATCTAACCTGGGATGTTTGGTAGTCACAAATGGGTGGAGTGACAAACAAGGACGTACATTGGCAAACAGCCCCAAGGTTTTTCTGATCGTTACATTCAGGCTTTTGTACCCGCTGCCAAGAGGTGTGGTAATAGGTGCTTTTAAAAATATTTTTGTTTTTCTCAGCGAATCCCACGCTTGCGCATCAATGCCGGATGTATTGCCTTGCAGGTACACTTTCTCTCCGATCTCGATCACTTCCGGGCTAATAGCAGCACCGGCGGCAGTAAGTATCCGGATGGTGGCATCCATAATTTCAGGGCCTATGCCATCGCCATAGGCAAACGTAATGGGCGTTTTTGGAAGCATATGTATTTTTTTGGTTAAATTTTCAGAAATGATCTGCCGTTACAAATTTGCGCTGCTCGCCTTAGAATAAGATTAGGATAACATTAGAAAATGCTTACCTGAGCGGATACTCATTCAGCAATGCCCGATCCGTACATGCCCTTACAGGTATTCCCTATTCCGCAGGGATTTGCTTTATTACCGGGCAGTGAATTTATCTTTTAGATGGCCTCCCGTTACGCCTGATGTCTGTAGCCCCCTCAGACTAAGGTGCCGGGTGTGTTGCTCCAGGCGGCCGGTTCTTTTGAAAGAAATGATTTCCGTCACCAGCTTTTGCTCATCCAGATGCATTTCTGCAAAAAAATCATTCACGGCATACAAGCGAAGCTCTTTTGTATCGTCAGCATAACTTAAAAGAAAGGGGGCTCTTTCGGTGAGATACTGTTCTCTTTCAGGCATGGAAAGCAGCAGGAATCGAAAATAAGAGATCATAATCGTTATTGTTTTAGAAGTGTAGGTAAGTAAATAGTTGCGATAAGTTAGAAGAAAGGCGTTCGGATACATGTGTTTGTATAATATACCAGTACAGCACCATGCCGACAGATATATTAAAGGGGAA from Rhodocytophaga rosea carries:
- a CDS encoding MepB family protein, which codes for MTTENILYSYLKVVKELVYDKCGLRLTNLQLNLESVQYGACTFDVNGKRVEHRVSKITPTKTGQFVTLWKRNKNGITKPFDMLDDMDFVVITSKSGDNMGQFIFPKSVLADKGIISQNEKGGKRGIRVYPLWDKVTNKQAEKTQRWQTKYFVTIKSDGSADLDLTKKLFDKTNKS
- a CDS encoding PAS domain-containing sensor histidine kinase encodes the protein MMRAEKSSFSNREAQQIIQYLPDPCLLLSVEGYILAASQAFYLITDTDEKILGEFLFDVFPENPDSPQVNAVSSLQYSFMEAVCSKQPHHIPLQQYDIPKGGKPSDGFIRKFWRAVNVPVLDEQGQVKYILHRTEDVTEQINDKKQIKDLTALTEELLMQEQLARQEAERQREYVFNLLMQTPVAIAIYEGSNFVVRFANEKLLEFAGRSREQILDRSLFEAIPEIAQHGFEVALKKVYTSGESLVQFDVSVRLTRHQTPEQAYFHIIYNPFRNLQGEIVGVIVACTEITGQVEAKEKLVQIMQDLKERNFELDQFVYKTSHDLRAPLMTILGLVRLIKGEPLPDSVSQYVDLIENRVNKLDGFIKSTLDYSRNTRTDVEYEKIDLNGLVKETFAALELMKNFERLAISLHIADGDFYSDLFRLRIIFSNLISNAVKYMDTSKAENCLNITIKVDDKLAKIHLYDNGMGIEKAYQDHIFGMFFRATEQSEGSGLGLYIVRQAVMALKGTITFRSKPGKGTHFLVILPNRMVN
- a CDS encoding NADP-dependent isocitrate dehydrogenase; its protein translation is MLPKTPITFAYGDGIGPEIMDATIRILTAAGAAISPEVIEIGEKVYLQGNTSGIDAQAWDSLRKTKIFLKAPITTPLGSGYKSLNVTIRKTLGLFANVRPCLSLHPFVTTKHPRLDVIIIRENEEDVYAGIEHQQSADVVQCLKLITRPGCEKIIRYAFEYAKTYGRKKVTCMTKNNIMKLTDGLFYQTFQQIGAQYPEIEKEHQIIDIGAALLADQPEKYDVVVTLNLYGDIISDVVAQIAGSVGLAGSANIGDHCTMFEAIHGSAPDIAGKNIANPSGLIQASILMLMHIGQNRVAERIHNAWLATIESGSHTADIFRQGVSKAKVGTQQFADQVIGNLDTYPAYFPKVNHSSHAPKPFVVLPYQRPVNHKQLVGADIFVCHDNISPDQLGDQLTGLTPAGLKLKMITNRGVKVYPQGHAETFCTDHWRCRFVAEGTVTENADPLYVPLEYSRLLSLQEVLSRAGLEIIKTENLYTFNGKRGFSLGQGE